Proteins encoded in a region of the Ziziphus jujuba cultivar Dongzao chromosome 3, ASM3175591v1 genome:
- the LOC107408868 gene encoding receptor like protein 22-like gives MWKSIINHPNHHYSLMFYFITILLLIIISCCCPYVSCYSNASTTLSSPRFLCLPHQRSALLQFKQEFAFQKPNFTSYRRFCSIYPYSFYSNIFESYPKMKFWKAEKDCCSWDGITCDFKTGQVVGLDLANSWLQGPLHSNSSLFKLRQLQEINLSFNNFSFSLIPSEFGQLSRLINLNLSFSMFSGHIPSEISFLTNLDSLDLSSFKRYDETTLLHLRKIDFTKIIQNMTNLSQLHLLQVDISSSIPESLANLTSLTSLGLGGCGLHGKFPENVFVLPNIYFIYLPCNHLLSGSLPQLIEPSNSLRWLVLDNTNFSGKLPQTFGYLKSLNRLALWNCNFVGPIPSSIGNLSELTFLQLSLNHFKGHELPSTLGNLAKLTALALDSCELSGEIPLSLGNLTQLVYFSLSNNGFSGPIQANSLGNLTQLEYFSLSNNGFSGPIPANSLGNLKQLQYLNLSYNSFSGQIPSSLGNLTVLKGLDLSFNNLGETIPSFLFMLSSLKVLYLRNNQFRGSLSIQNISSSQLEVLDLGENKLNGQIPQSMFKLVNLVTISLPFNDLSGTVELSNFSKLVNLQVLSLSWNHLSITNLSTTELPKFQQLALGSCNISEFPDFLKNQDQLEYLDLSFNRIEDQIPNWLWGARGKMKLDFLVLQSNKLHGSLIVPPSSISYVDFSFNNISGRIHPSFQKWSNLKVLDISNNHFGGTVPGWLCNFSRSLEALNLKRNNFEGSLHQMFTCGGMHNLKSLDLSHNQFQGQLPHSLVNCSELQILNLGHNMISDTFPFWLQSLPELRVLVLRSNKFYGPIWDPNKLSGFVKLRFLDLAFNNFNGSLPSGYFRNWGGMAVKDINHKNPFFTYLRVSSSKYFTVFYYIPLVIKGVEMVDGKISSAFTSIDLSNNKFDGEIPTSIGDMKALVVLNLSSNRFTGTIPSSIGNMKELESLDLSNNRLFGSIPQQLTNLSFLAHLNLSRNQLTGPIPKGGQLDTFSSSSFEENPGLCGSQILSTKCDAKETPISDQTKDVESEDGFTWKPVVMGYGCGLMVGFIIGYATLLQQGPTALFWTSFIGRYIYARW, from the coding sequence ATGTGGAAAAGCATCATCAATCACCCAAATCATCACTACTCTCTCATGTTTTACTTCATCACGATCctcctcctcatcatcatctCCTGTTGCTGTCCATATGTCTCATGTTATTCCAATGCCTCTACCACTTTATCTTCACCAAGATTTTTATGCCTCCCTCACCAGCGCTCTGCTTTGTTGCAGTTTAAACAAGAGTTTGCATTTCAAAAACCCAACTTCACTTCTTATCGTCGTTTCTGTTCCATATATCCATATTCTTTTTACAGCAATATCTTCGAGTCTTATCCAAAAATGAAGTTTTGGAAGGCAGAAAAGGATTGCTGTTCGTGGGATGGTATTACTTGCGACTTCAAAACTGGCCAAGTAGTAGGCCTGGACTTGGCTAACAGCTGGCTTCAAGGACCTTTGCATTCCAACAGCAGCCTCTTTAAGTTGCGTCAACTTCAAGAGATCAACCTTTCCTTCAACAACTTCAGTTTCAGCCTCATCCCTTCTGAGTTTGGCCAGCTTTCCAGGTTAATAAATCTCAACCTCTCTTTCTCTATGTTTTCTGGGCATATCCCATCTGAAATCTCATTTCTTACCAATTTGGATTCTCTTGATCTCTCTTCTTTTAAGCGTTATGATGAAACTACTCTTTTACATCTCAGAAAAATAGACTTTACAAAAATCATCCAAAATATGACAAATTTAAGTCAACTTCACCTGCTCCAAGTTGACATTTCATCATCAATACCTGAATCCTTGGCAAATTTAACTTCTTTGACATCTCTCGGACTTGGTGGATGTGGATTACATGGCAAGTTCCCGGAGAATGTCTTTGTCCTTCCTAACATATATTTCATCTATCTACCATGTAACCATCTTCTATCTGGATCCCTTCCGCAATTAATTGAACCTTCTAACTCTCTGAGGTGGTTGGTTCTTGACAACACAAATTTCTCGGGGAAATTGCCACAaacatttggctaccttaagtcCTTGAATAGATTGGCtctttggaattgtaattttgtagGGCCTATTCCTTCTTCAATTGGGAACCTTTCTGAGCTAACGTTTCTTCAGCTTTCATTGAACCACTTCAAAGGTCATGAACTTCCATCTACATTGGGAAACCTTGCAAAACTTACTGCTCTAGCCCTTGATTCTTGTGAGCTTAGTGGTGAAATACCCCTTTCACTTGGAAACCTCACACAATTAGTATATTTTAGTCTCTCAAATAATGGTTTCAGCGGTCCAATCCAAGCTAATTCACTTGGAAACCTCACACAACTAGAATATTTTAGTCTCTCAAATAATGGTTTCAGCGGTCCAATCCCAGCTAATTCACTTGGAAACCTCAAACAGTTGCAATATTTAAATCTTTCATATAATAGTTTTAGTGGTCAAATTCCTTCATCACTTGGAAACCTCACAGTGCTTAAAGGTTTAGATCTTTCATTTAACAACTTGGGTGAAACCATTCcttcatttttgtttatgttgtcTTCTTTGAAAGTGTTGTATCTGCGTAACAATCAGTTTAGAGGCTCCCTATCTATCCAAAATATCTCTTCTTCCCAACTAGAGGTTTTGGATTTGGGAGAGAACAAATTAAATGGACAAATTCCTCAGTCGATGTTCAAATTGGTAAACCTGGTAACAATTTCCCTTCCCTTCAACGACTTAAGTGGCACAGTTGAGTTAAGCAACTTCTCGAAACTGGTCAACCTCCAAGTACTATCGCTTTCATGGAATCATCTATCTATCACAAACTTGAGTACAACTGAACTTCCAAAGTTTCAACAGTTAGCTTTGGGCTCATGCAATATAAGTGAATTTCCAGATTTCCTTAAGAACCAAGATCAATTAGAGTATCTAGATCTTTCTTTTAATAGAATTGAAGATCAAATTCCAAATTGGTTATGGGGTGCCAGAGGGAAAATGAAATTGGACTTCCTGGTATTGCAAAGCAACAAGTTGCATGGATCACTTATTGTTCCACCATCGTCCATATCCTATGTTGACTTCTCATTCAATAATATTAGTGGAAGAATTCATCCATCATTTCAAAAGTGGAGTAATCTTAAGGTCCTTGACATCTCTAATAACCACTTTGGCGGAACTGTTCCGGGATGGTTGTGCAACTTTAGTAGGTCTCTAGAGGCGTTGAATCTGAAAAGGAACAATTTTGAAGGGAGTCTACACCAGATGTTCACATGTGGAGGCATGCATAATTTGAAGTCTCTAGACCTCAGCCATAATCAGTTTCAAGGTCAGCTTCCACATTCTTTGGTTAACTGTAGTGAGctacaaattttaaatcttgGACACAACATGATAAGTGACACATTCCCTTTTTGGTTACAAAGTTTGCCAGAGTTGCGAGTCTTGGTGTTACGTTCGAACAAATTTTATGGTCCAATATGGGATCCAAATAAACTTTCGGGTTTTGTAAAGTTGAGATTTTTGGATCtagcttttaataattttaatggaAGTTTACCATCAGGATATTTTAGAAACTGGGGTGGCATGGCGGTTAAAGATATTAATCATAAGAACCCATTCTTCACATATTTGAGAGTTTCTTCATCCAAATATTTCACTGTGTTTTACTATATTCCCCTTGTGATCAAGGGAGTAGAAATGGTGGACGGAAAGATCTCAAGTGCCTTCACATCCATTGACCTCTCAAATAACAAATTTGACGGAGAAATTCCTACTAGCATAGGAGATATGAAGGCTTTAGTTGTGCTCAACCTATCCAGCAACAGATTCACAGGAACCATCCCATCATCTATTGGAAATATGAAGGAGCTTGAATCGTTGGATCTTTCAAACAACAGGTTGTTTGGTAGCATTCCTCAACAGTTGACAAATCTCTCATTTCTTGCACATTTAAACCTCTCTCGAAATCAACTCACTGGCCCGATACCAAAAGGCGGACAGTTGGATACATTTTCAAGTTCATCTTTTGAGGAAAATCCAGGATTATGCGGTTCCCAAATATTGTCGACGAAATGTGATGCCAAGGAGACACCAATTTCTGACCAAACCAAAGATGTAGAATCAGAGGATGGTTTTACTTGGAAACCGGTAGTAATGGGATATGGATGTGGACTAATGGTTGGATTTATCATCGGATATGCCACCCTCCTTCAACAAGGCCCAACTGCTCTTTTTTGGACAAGCTTCATAGGAAGATATATCTATGCACGCTGGTGA